The following proteins come from a genomic window of Solea solea chromosome 3, fSolSol10.1, whole genome shotgun sequence:
- the mical3b gene encoding protein-methionine sulfoxide oxidase mical3b isoform X2 has product MGDQSYPECRAQELFDEFVSASTCRVALRSFSQLCEHLQIDKSATERPLYRAIKERLNYWRANALWAKLERRAAQQEYDRGRVCSNTTCVIIGAGPCGLRTAVELSFMGARVVLLEKRDSFSRNNVLHLWPFTIHDLRGLGAKKLYGKFCAGSIDHISIRQLQLILLKIALLVGVEVHVNVEFKHLEEPPQDQSRSVGWRMQVCPESHPVNQLEFDVIIGADGRRNTLPGFRRKEFRGKLAIAITANFKNRNSTAEAKVEELSGVAFIFNQRFFQELRQETGIDLENIVYYKDDTHYFVMTAKKQSLLEKGVILQDFADTQQLLSQGNVDHDALQVYAREAADFSTNHQLPSLDFAMNHYGQPDVAMFDFTCMYASENAAMVRQRHGHQLLVTLVGDSLLEPFWPMGTGVARGFLAALDSSWMIRSWSRGGAPLDVLAERESLYRLLHQTTPENMQKNFSLFSVDPTTRYVNVHRLMISPAQVRHLVDPGEEVGLKAHCSDIIRLPSPGLFREESSSRTNQLLTWCQEQTRGYRGVAVTDLTTSWKSGLALCALIHRYRPDLIDFKSLAESSAEEITCLTFDVAEREFGIPPLMTVDEMSRVGEPDSLSMVMYLSQFYQLLKDAPPPAGGRSHGADFRSGDLRSAVITPAFVLSRLGHSPSRRKNPKELRDSAVKKRRTSSAAQEQQESRDWNGGVENQVCDEVLVGGSKVRLLANQLQARLDKSSSSSASTGSRHRGAESPGVSPSESADAADAAQPMLWKPRKRTLLQEQLSFRFREKIRCQSGALSRDEQVRHCSAFWQCPVEGSDICVFCKDRVYVMERLSAEGLFFHRSCFQCDVCSDTLRPTGYAFDQQHGTFYCLHCYERRLSTTSARRRRTTTSDRATSHRTSTVSLGSAPHSVSTDSVLSVGRRRSSVVSVMVATPERIELENCRRSSTRLEAELLEEPEEVSEEMLNQFNLSLDQKHKSRSSSESEIEDEKEEERGRGGHHRVTSEEAKASWRETLKLHLNKRDNQEEEEEEEEELEEEEDDDEEEEGGSELETSDEGEYSPWQMERHSGLWLLSEAESEDGLLPLVSRSVSLVAGSDITGSDTLAAPDFISSVRPGITSSTPSSLTPPPSTTTPSTASYTTPDSTHHKGSDTAPSTHTTSAIVMETVAQRHNPQQPAADSFSSELPLKRPLHPHDKGAGPDEVESDGVRRHPFPPLQGGGRALLLHLKGLKEAPPTGQGKVHGGGAKALWRSVFSINKEKKKREGSLKNNSANQRRAIALTEESDLDSSTLLQRCSLTPRKNLRLELFDLTSEIQNVTIQEEEEETKPAYVPHALAFKRSYAIKGCPVKDRVPIQDSDGQSSCPTELVGVIVQPKEPSSLSVKEVMFQRGQEDENEDLDAKITRRVQRVARQQAKQEQLRRLHKAQIIQRRLQQVEEKQKQLEEKGVMMEKALRGETDYWADDSPQVDLHLRGLGKVDDPGLMQQWFELVQQKNSLVQYELPESWSWRTDRVACSRSSERGWLLMIT; this is encoded by the exons ATGGGAGACCAGTCTTACCCAGAGTGCCGTGCTCAGGAGCTGTTCGATGAGTTTGTGTCGGCGTCGACCTGCAGGGTGGCGCTGCGCTCCTTCAGTCAGCTGTGTGAACACCTCCAGATCGACAAGAGCGCCACCGAGAGGCCACTGTACCGAGCAATCAAAGAACGCCTCAACTACTGGAGGGCCAATGCTCTGTGGGCCAAACTGGAGCGACGGGCGGCGCAGCAGGAGTACGATAGGGGGCGGGTCTGCAGCAACACCACT TGCGTGATCATCGGGGCGGGGCCATGCGGCCTGCGGACAGCGGTGGAGCTGAGCTTCATGGGAGCTCGGGTGGTGCTGCTGGAGAAACGAGACTCGTTCTCCCGGAACAACGTGCTCCACCTGTGGCCCTTCACCATCCATGACCTGCGCGGCCTTGGTGCCAAAAAGTTGTACGGGAAGTTCTGTGCCGGCTCCATCGACCATATCA GTATCCGTCAGCTGCAGCTCATCTTGCTGAAGATCGCCTTACTTGTTGGTGTGGAAGTTCACGTGAACGTGGAGTTCAAACACCTGGAGGAGCCGCCACAAGACCAGAGCAGAA GTGTGGGCTGGAGGATGCAGGTGTGTCCAGAGTCTCATCCTGTCAATCAGCTGGAGTTTGACGTCATCATTGGCGCAGACGGACGCAGGAACACACTGCCAG GTTTCAGACGTAAAGAGTTCAGGGGGAAACTCGCCATTGCCATCACAGCCAACTTTAAGAACAGAAACTCCACCGCTGAGGCCAAAGTAGAGGAGCTGAGTGGTGTGGCGTTCATCTTCAACCAGAGGTTCTTCCAGGAGCTGCGACAAGAAACAG GTATCGACCTGGAGAACATTGTCTACTACAAAGACGACACTCACTACTTCGTAATGACGGCAAAGAAACAGAGTCTGTTGGAGAAAGGCGTCATTTTACAG GACTTCGCAGACACTCAGCAGCTCCTCTCTCAAGGAAACGTGGACCATGATGCCCTGCAGGTGTACGCCCGCGAGGCCGCTGACTTCTCCACCAATCACCAGCTGCCGTCTCTGGACTTTGCCATGAACCACTACGGTCAGCCCGACGTCGCTATGTTCGACTTTACCTGCATGTACGCATCAGAGAATGCCGCCATGGTCCGCCAACGTCATGGACACCAGCTGCTCGTGACGCTGGTGGGGGACAGCCTACTGGAG CCCTTTTGGCCCATGGGGACAGGTGTAGCTCGTGGTTTTCTTGCTGCTTTGGATTCGTCCTGGATGATCAGGAGTTGGTCTCGGGGTGGAGCTCCTCTGGATGTCCTGGCAGAGAG AGAGAGTCTTTATCGTCTCCTTCATCAGACGACTCCGGAGAACATGCAGAAGAACttcagtttgttttctgtggATCCAACAACACGATACGTGAACGTCCACCGGCTGATGATCTCACCTGCACAG GTGAGACACCTGGTGGACCCTGGGGAGGAGGTGGGGCTTAAAGCACACTGTAGTGACATCATCCGGCTACCTTCACCTGGACTCTTCAGAGAAG AGTCGTCGTCTCGGACCAATCAGCTGCTGACCTGGTGCCAGGAGCAGACGCGTGGTTACCGTGGCGTTGCCGTGACTGACCTGACGACTTCCTGGAAGAGTGGCCTTGCTCTGTGTGCTCTGATTCACCGCTACAGACCAGACCTCAT AGACTTCAAATCTCTCGCCGAGTCTTCAGCTGAAGAGATCACCTGCCTCACCTTCGACGTCGCAGAGCGAGAGTTCGGGATCCCTCCTCTGATGACGGTGGACGAGATGTCGCGAGTCGGAGAACCCGACTCCCTCTCGATGGTCATGTACCTGAGTCAGTTCTACCAGTTGCTCAAAGATGcaccgccccctgctg GTGGTCGGAGTCACGGTGCTGATTTCAGGTCAGGTGACCTCAGGTCAGCTGTCATCACTCCAGCCTTCGTCCTCAGCAGACTGGGACACAGTCCGTCCAGGAGGAAGAACCCGAag GAGCTGAGAGACTCTGccgtgaagaagaggaggaccAGCAGCGCTGCTCAAGAGCAGCAGGAG TCACGTGACTGGAACGGGGGCGTTGAAAACCAGGTGTGTGACGAGGTGTTGGTGGGCGGGTCCAAAGTTCGTCTGTTAGCCAATCAGCTGCAAGCGAGGCTGGACAAGAGCTCGTCGTCCTCAGCTTCCACAGGTTCACGTCACCGG GGGGCAGAGTCGCCTGGCGTCAGTCCCTCTGAGTCTGCTGacgctgctgatgctgctcagCCGATGCTGTGGAAACCG AGGAAACGGACTCTTCTGCAGGAGCAGTTGAGTTTTCGCTTCAGGGAGAAGATCAGGTGTCAGAGTGGCGCCCTCAGCAGGGACGAGCAGGTACGCCACTGCAGTGCATtctgg CAGTGTCCAGTAGAGGGCAGTGACATCTGTGTCTTCTGTAAGGACAGAGTGTACGTGATGGAGCGTCTTAGCGCCGAGGGATTGTTCTTCCACCGCAGCTGTTTCCAGTGCGACGTCTGCAGTGACACACTGAGACCAACGGGGTACGCCTTCGACCAACAACACG GGACATTTTACTGTCTCCACTGCTACGAGCGTCGTCTGAGCACCACctcagcgaggaggaggaggacgaccaCGTCGGACAGAGCGACTTCACACCGAACGTCCACg GTGTCTCTAGGCTCCGCCCCCCACTCTGTGTCCACTGACTCTGTGCTGTCAGTAGGGCGCCGTCGCTCGTCAG tggtgtCTGTGATGGTGGCGACACCCGAGCGCATCGAGCTGGAGAACTGCAGGCGGAGCTCGACGCGGCTGGAGGcggagctgctggaggagccGGAGGAGGTGTCTGAGGAGATGCTGAACCAGTTCAACCTGAGTCTGGACCAGAAGCACAAGTCCAGGTCCAG TTCTGAGTCTGAGATCGAGGacgaaaaggaggaggagagaggaagaggaggtcacCACCGTGTAACGTCAGAGGAGGCCAAAGCTTCATGGAGGGAAACTTTGAAGCTTCACCTGAACAAGCGAGacaaccaggaggaggaggaggaggaggaggaagaattagaggaggaggaagacgacgatgaggaggaagaaggaggcAGTGAGCTAGAGACCAGTGATG AGGGCGAGTATAGTCCCTGGCAAATGGAGCGTCACTCAGGCCTGTGGCTCCTGTCAGAGGCGGAGTCAG AGGATGGGTTACTTCCTCTTGTCTCCCGCAGTGTCTCCTTGGTGGCAGGAAGTGATATCACAGGCTCTGACACACTTGCGGCGCCTGACTTCATCTCCAGTGTACGACCTGGCATCACTTCCTCCACGCCTTCATCCTTGACCCCGCCCCCTAGCACCACCACACCTTCTACCGCTTCATACACTACACCTGACTCCACCCACCACAAAGGCAGCGACACAGCTCCGTCCACACATACCACATCTGCCATTGTCATGGAAACAGTTGCCCAGAGACACAACCCTCAACAACCTGCTGCAGATTCCTTCAGCTCTGAACTGCCTTTAAAGAGGCCCCTCCACCCACATGACAAAGGGGCGGGGCCAGATGAGGTGGAGTCAGATGGTGTGAGGAGACACCCCTTCCCTCCTCTGCAGGGTGGAGGCAGGgcgctcctcctccacctgaaaGGGCTCAAGGAGGCTCCGCCAACTGGACAGGGGAAGGTTCATGGGGGTGGAGCCAAAGCTCTGTGGCGATCTGTGTTCTCCATaaacaaggagaagaagaaaagagaaggatctttgaaaaataattcagccaatcagaggagagCTATAG cctTAACAGAAGAGTCCGATCTGGACTCATCCACATTGCTGCAGAGGTGTTCACTGACCCCGAGGAAAAAT CTGCGACTGGAGCTGTTCGACCTCACATCTGAGATCCAGAACGTCACaatacaagaagaagaagaggagacaaaG CCTGCGTACGTTCCTCATGCTCTGGCTTTTAAACGATCATATGCTATCAAG gGATGCCCTGTGAAAGACAGAGTCCCCATCCAAGACTCTGATGGTCAGTCATCGTGTCCGACAGAGTTGGTGGGGGTGATTGTTCAGCCGAAGGAGCCGTCTAGTCTGAGTGTTAAGGAGGTCATGTTCCAACGGGGACAAGAGGACGAAAACGAAGACCTGGACGCCAAAATCACCCGACGAGTCCAGAGAGTCGCTCGACAACAGGCCAAACAAGAGCAGCTGAGGAGACTGCACAAGGCTCAG ATCATCCAGAGACGACTGCAGCAGgtggaggaaaaacagaaacagttgGAGGAGAAAGGAGTGATGATGGAGAAGGCTCTGAGAGGAGAAActg atTACTGGGCAGATGACAGTCCACAGGTTGACCTTCATCTCAGAG
- the mical3b gene encoding protein-methionine sulfoxide oxidase mical3b isoform X3 gives MGDQSYPECRAQELFDEFVSASTCRVALRSFSQLCEHLQIDKSATERPLYRAIKERLNYWRANALWAKLERRAAQQEYDRGRVCSNTTCVIIGAGPCGLRTAVELSFMGARVVLLEKRDSFSRNNVLHLWPFTIHDLRGLGAKKLYGKFCAGSIDHISIRQLQLILLKIALLVGVEVHVNVEFKHLEEPPQDQSRSVGWRMQVCPESHPVNQLEFDVIIGADGRRNTLPGFRRKEFRGKLAIAITANFKNRNSTAEAKVEELSGVAFIFNQRFFQELRQETGIDLENIVYYKDDTHYFVMTAKKQSLLEKGVILQDFADTQQLLSQGNVDHDALQVYAREAADFSTNHQLPSLDFAMNHYGQPDVAMFDFTCMYASENAAMVRQRHGHQLLVTLVGDSLLEPFWPMGTGVARGFLAALDSSWMIRSWSRGGAPLDVLAERESLYRLLHQTTPENMQKNFSLFSVDPTTRYVNVHRLMISPAQVRHLVDPGEEVGLKAHCSDIIRLPSPGLFREESSSRTNQLLTWCQEQTRGYRGVAVTDLTTSWKSGLALCALIHRYRPDLIDFKSLAESSAEEITCLTFDVAEREFGIPPLMTVDEMSRVGEPDSLSMVMYLSQFYQLLKDAPPPAGGRSHGADFRSGDLRSAVITPAFVLSRLGHSPSRRKNPKELRDSAVKKRRTSSAAQEQQESRDWNGGVENQVCDEVLVGGSKVRLLANQLQARLDKSSSSSASTGSRHRGAESPGVSPSESADAADAAQPMLWKPRKRTLLQEQLSFRFREKIRCQSGALSRDEQVRHCSAFWQCPVEGSDICVFCKDRVYVMERLSAEGLFFHRSCFQCDVCSDTLRPTGYAFDQQHGTFYCLHCYERRLSTTSARRRRTTTSDRATSHRTSTVSLGSAPHSVSTDSVLSVGRRRSSVCVCLCVCLCVCAAACVCVQWCL, from the exons ATGGGAGACCAGTCTTACCCAGAGTGCCGTGCTCAGGAGCTGTTCGATGAGTTTGTGTCGGCGTCGACCTGCAGGGTGGCGCTGCGCTCCTTCAGTCAGCTGTGTGAACACCTCCAGATCGACAAGAGCGCCACCGAGAGGCCACTGTACCGAGCAATCAAAGAACGCCTCAACTACTGGAGGGCCAATGCTCTGTGGGCCAAACTGGAGCGACGGGCGGCGCAGCAGGAGTACGATAGGGGGCGGGTCTGCAGCAACACCACT TGCGTGATCATCGGGGCGGGGCCATGCGGCCTGCGGACAGCGGTGGAGCTGAGCTTCATGGGAGCTCGGGTGGTGCTGCTGGAGAAACGAGACTCGTTCTCCCGGAACAACGTGCTCCACCTGTGGCCCTTCACCATCCATGACCTGCGCGGCCTTGGTGCCAAAAAGTTGTACGGGAAGTTCTGTGCCGGCTCCATCGACCATATCA GTATCCGTCAGCTGCAGCTCATCTTGCTGAAGATCGCCTTACTTGTTGGTGTGGAAGTTCACGTGAACGTGGAGTTCAAACACCTGGAGGAGCCGCCACAAGACCAGAGCAGAA GTGTGGGCTGGAGGATGCAGGTGTGTCCAGAGTCTCATCCTGTCAATCAGCTGGAGTTTGACGTCATCATTGGCGCAGACGGACGCAGGAACACACTGCCAG GTTTCAGACGTAAAGAGTTCAGGGGGAAACTCGCCATTGCCATCACAGCCAACTTTAAGAACAGAAACTCCACCGCTGAGGCCAAAGTAGAGGAGCTGAGTGGTGTGGCGTTCATCTTCAACCAGAGGTTCTTCCAGGAGCTGCGACAAGAAACAG GTATCGACCTGGAGAACATTGTCTACTACAAAGACGACACTCACTACTTCGTAATGACGGCAAAGAAACAGAGTCTGTTGGAGAAAGGCGTCATTTTACAG GACTTCGCAGACACTCAGCAGCTCCTCTCTCAAGGAAACGTGGACCATGATGCCCTGCAGGTGTACGCCCGCGAGGCCGCTGACTTCTCCACCAATCACCAGCTGCCGTCTCTGGACTTTGCCATGAACCACTACGGTCAGCCCGACGTCGCTATGTTCGACTTTACCTGCATGTACGCATCAGAGAATGCCGCCATGGTCCGCCAACGTCATGGACACCAGCTGCTCGTGACGCTGGTGGGGGACAGCCTACTGGAG CCCTTTTGGCCCATGGGGACAGGTGTAGCTCGTGGTTTTCTTGCTGCTTTGGATTCGTCCTGGATGATCAGGAGTTGGTCTCGGGGTGGAGCTCCTCTGGATGTCCTGGCAGAGAG AGAGAGTCTTTATCGTCTCCTTCATCAGACGACTCCGGAGAACATGCAGAAGAACttcagtttgttttctgtggATCCAACAACACGATACGTGAACGTCCACCGGCTGATGATCTCACCTGCACAG GTGAGACACCTGGTGGACCCTGGGGAGGAGGTGGGGCTTAAAGCACACTGTAGTGACATCATCCGGCTACCTTCACCTGGACTCTTCAGAGAAG AGTCGTCGTCTCGGACCAATCAGCTGCTGACCTGGTGCCAGGAGCAGACGCGTGGTTACCGTGGCGTTGCCGTGACTGACCTGACGACTTCCTGGAAGAGTGGCCTTGCTCTGTGTGCTCTGATTCACCGCTACAGACCAGACCTCAT AGACTTCAAATCTCTCGCCGAGTCTTCAGCTGAAGAGATCACCTGCCTCACCTTCGACGTCGCAGAGCGAGAGTTCGGGATCCCTCCTCTGATGACGGTGGACGAGATGTCGCGAGTCGGAGAACCCGACTCCCTCTCGATGGTCATGTACCTGAGTCAGTTCTACCAGTTGCTCAAAGATGcaccgccccctgctg GTGGTCGGAGTCACGGTGCTGATTTCAGGTCAGGTGACCTCAGGTCAGCTGTCATCACTCCAGCCTTCGTCCTCAGCAGACTGGGACACAGTCCGTCCAGGAGGAAGAACCCGAag GAGCTGAGAGACTCTGccgtgaagaagaggaggaccAGCAGCGCTGCTCAAGAGCAGCAGGAG TCACGTGACTGGAACGGGGGCGTTGAAAACCAGGTGTGTGACGAGGTGTTGGTGGGCGGGTCCAAAGTTCGTCTGTTAGCCAATCAGCTGCAAGCGAGGCTGGACAAGAGCTCGTCGTCCTCAGCTTCCACAGGTTCACGTCACCGG GGGGCAGAGTCGCCTGGCGTCAGTCCCTCTGAGTCTGCTGacgctgctgatgctgctcagCCGATGCTGTGGAAACCG AGGAAACGGACTCTTCTGCAGGAGCAGTTGAGTTTTCGCTTCAGGGAGAAGATCAGGTGTCAGAGTGGCGCCCTCAGCAGGGACGAGCAGGTACGCCACTGCAGTGCATtctgg CAGTGTCCAGTAGAGGGCAGTGACATCTGTGTCTTCTGTAAGGACAGAGTGTACGTGATGGAGCGTCTTAGCGCCGAGGGATTGTTCTTCCACCGCAGCTGTTTCCAGTGCGACGTCTGCAGTGACACACTGAGACCAACGGGGTACGCCTTCGACCAACAACACG GGACATTTTACTGTCTCCACTGCTACGAGCGTCGTCTGAGCACCACctcagcgaggaggaggaggacgaccaCGTCGGACAGAGCGACTTCACACCGAACGTCCACg GTGTCTCTAGGCTCCGCCCCCCACTCTGTGTCCACTGACTCTGTGCTGTCAGTAGGGCGCCGTCGCTCGTCAG tgtgtgtgtgtctctgtgtgtgtctgtgtgtgtgtgcggctgcgtgtgtgtgtgtgcagtggtgtCTGTGA